A single window of Crassostrea angulata isolate pt1a10 chromosome 8, ASM2561291v2, whole genome shotgun sequence DNA harbors:
- the LOC128160238 gene encoding protein shisa-5-like: MAGESFMLTSILASILPGAVWSRSYCYYYNYYSYGCNYYYNYEVPIGTIIGAVVGGIIGLIVLCVIIAVVCIVCCKKKTTGTVIQPVGVSTIGSTMAYNAHPQYPQYSQGWGVQPSAPPNPGYSYSHQQPYPPPPPVSQPMPPPTYAENVVSGQPPRFAS, encoded by the exons ATGGCAGGGGAAAGCTTCATGCTAACTAGTATACTGGCATCCATTCTTCCTG GTGCAGTTTGGAGCAGATCATATTGCTACTATTACAATTATTATTCATACGGCTGTAACTACTACTATAATTATGAAGT ACCCATTGGAACAATCATTGGTGCTGTGGTGGGAGGTATCATTGGTCTCATTGTCTTGTGCGTCATTATTGCTGTCGTCTGCATTGTCTGTTGCAAGAAAAAGACAACAGGAACCGTAATCCAACCAGTCGGAGTTTCAACAATAGGCTCAACAA TGGCATACAATGCACATCCTCAGTATCCCCAGTATTCTCAAGGCTGGGGAGTGCAGCCAAGTGCTCCACCTAATCCAGGATATAGCTATAGTCATCAACAACCGTATCCACCACCGCCACCTGTGTCACAGCCAATGCCCCCGCCGACGTATGCCGAGAACGTGGTTTCTGGACAGCCTCCACGATTTGCCAGTTAA
- the LOC128160461 gene encoding uncharacterized protein LOC128160461, translating to MMASLYVSTTGLLCMMCGPGTYKTNDCVTNMTSATCAECPNGTFQTTDNQAQYCAACLTTCLDRYQVVSAPCTKIANTKCRCKDGYYFKNLSVDGSEGHCLQNKTTLQSSKDFQITKSNESECGNTSSLFCQLEKRLFNFTQDSGPEKYVLLVAPIISLAASVVGFLLLIIYYAKSPITVPKKRDFGVIGCTFERLHNDEWRSLLLFIATQSVFEEYILFFKVLFEISGLDDNVESIISTHESNHPFSRTEVIYECLQTWRQKLNRNASVEALYTALSRVGCRRRVIRKVRGKYKQLVVSRIRPPALKRSHSYTAGLLGETKEAIQGKSKVELSAYI from the exons ATGATGGCGTCCTTGTACGTGTCAACGACTGGTTTACTATGTATGATGTGTGGACCTGGGACATACAAAACCAATGACTGCGTCACCAACATGACGTCAGCGACATGCGCAGAGTGTCCAAATGGAACCTTTCAAACAACAGACAACCAGGCGCAGTATTGTGCAGCTTGCTTGACAACATGCTTAGACCGATACCAAGTTGTGTCAGCGCCCTGTACGAAGATTGCCAATACCAAATGTAGATGCAAAGATGGgtactattttaaaaatttgtctgTTGATGGTTCAGAAGGACATTGCCTCCAAAATAAAACCACGCTTCAATCTTCAAAGG aTTTTCAGATTACAAAGTCAAACGAGTCAGAATGCGGGAATACATCGTCTCTATTTTGCCAACTGGAAAAGAGATTGTTCAACTTCACACAAG atAGTGGACCGGAGAAGTACGTTTTACTGGTGGCCCCCATTATTTCCTTGGCGGCCTCTGTTGTTGGTTTTCTGCTCCTGATAATATACTACGCGAAGTCTCCAATTACCGTACCAAA GAAAAGGGACTTTGGTGTCATTGGTTGTACATTCG AGCGTCTACATAACGATGAATGGAGGTCACTCCTACTGTTCATTGCGACTCAATCCGTTTTCGAAGAGTACATATTATTCTTTAAAGTACTATTTG aaatatctGGTTTGGATGACAACGTGGAAAGCATCATTTCAACTCACGAATCAAACCACCCGTTTAGTAGAACCGAGGTGATCTACGAATGTCTTCAAACTTGGCGCCAAAAGCTCAATCGAAATGCTTCTGTTGAAGCCTTATACACCGCCTTGTCCAGAGTCGGATGCAGAAGAAGAGTTATTCGGAAGGTTCGTGGGAAATATAAGCAGCTTGTTGTATCCAGAATCCGACCTCCGGCACTTAAGAGATCACACAGCTACACCGCGGGTCTTCTTGGTGAAACAAAAGAGGCCATTCAGGGGAAATCCAAAGTGGAACTTTCTGCATATATCtga